One stretch of Setaria italica strain Yugu1 unplaced genomic scaffold, Setaria_italica_v2.0 scaffold_10, whole genome shotgun sequence DNA includes these proteins:
- the LOC101781361 gene encoding tRNA (guanine(37)-N1)-methyltransferase 1, which produces MAPALHLTPHRFLLPRRPGSARLLLRVHLKPLSSSSPHSPPLDGPSLRRGRALPDYPDPFARAFDLAALRVPAASCAPLERRLRGHLLNWPRVRNVARLPNDQGLLGLGISLLSPPPRHPTAEEPGSPAPPATAVLRREKLAREFNARGFLRFPNLARLSRPSPAARKRRERKGGGGDEEATREPDRDKAYVVEVVREGMEDDEDEWWKGLVGEEGFGRGAWRIGPTRLLMLDESYAERRVDELPEAVKGVLNHETQQDGLSAYELIRCQLTLFYNYWPMNEVLEELLPEGVIIPTGFETVGHIAHLNLRDEHLPYKKLIAQVVLDKNKPKIQTVVNKIDAIQNDYRTMQLEVLAGNDSLRTMVIESGLRFQVDLGTVYWNSRLATERQRLVNDIFRNSDIVCDMFSGVGPLAISAAKKVKYVYANDINPTAVEYFKRNMVLNKLERKIEVFNMDARRFISAIYSSQHVHPVTQIVMNLPNDAAEFLDVFRGILRSGQSELHCVMPMIHVYGFSKAEDPEHDFHGRINVALGENVDIVEMHRVRLVAPGKWMICASFTLPFSIAIAEPNYISC; this is translated from the exons ATGGCGCCAGCGCTCCACCTTACcccccaccgcttcctcctccctcgccgtcCCGGCTccgctcgcctcctcctccgtgtcCACCTTAAACCCCTCTCCTCCTCGTCTCCCCACTCTCCTCCCCTCGATGGGCCCTcgctccgccgcggccgggccCTGCCGGACTACCCAGATCCCTTCGCTCGCGCCTtcgacctcgccgcgctccgcgtTCCCGCCGCCTCCTGCGCGCCCCTCGAGCGCCGCCTCCGGGGGCACCTCCTCAATTGGCCCCGCGTCCGCAACGTCGCTCGCCTCCCAAACGACCAGGGCCTCCTCGGCCTCGGCATCTCCCTGCTGTCTCCTCCCCCGCGCCACCCCACAGCGGAGGAACCGGGCagccccgccccgccggccaccgcggtGTTGCGGCGGGAGAAGCTTGCCCGCGAGTTCAACGCCCGGGGCTTCCTGCGGTTCCCCAACCTCGCCCGCCTCTCGCGGCCCAGTCCCGCCGCGcggaagaggagggagaggaagggaggcggcggcgacgaggaggcgacGCGGGAGCCTGACAGAGACAAGGCGTATGTGGTGGAGGTAGTTAGGGaggggatggaggacgacgaagaCGAGTGGTGGAAGGGGCTGGTCGGGGAGGAGGGCTTCGGGAGAGGCGCGTGGAGGATAGGCCCCACCCGGCTGCTGATGCTGGACGAGAGTTACGCCGAGAGGAGGGTCGATGAGCTGCCAGAGGCTGTCAAG GGTGTGTTAAACCATGAAACTCAACAGGATGGATTGTCTGCTTATGAGCTTATACGCTGTCAGCTAACCTTGTTCTATAATTATTGGCCAATGAATGAG GTTTTAGAGGAATTACTCCCTGAAGGTGTAATAATTCCTACAGGTTTTGAAACAGTAGGGCATATTGCACACTTGAACTTGCGTGATGAGCATCTGCCTTACAAGAAACTTATCGCTCAG GTGGTTCTGGATAAAAACAAGCCAAAAATCCAAACTGTTGTCAATAAGATAGATGCTATTCAAAATGACTATAGAACTATGCAACTTGAAGTCTTAGCCGGTAATGATTCCCTTCGTACGATGGTCATTGAGAGCGGCCTCCGTTTTCAAGTTGATCTTGGTACAGT CTATTGGAATTCTAGATTAGCCACCGAGAGGCAGAGGCTCGTCAATGACATCTTTAGAAACTCTGATATTGTTT GTGATATGTTCTCTGGGGTTGGTCCCCTAGCAATTTCAGCTGCAAAAAAGGTCAAATATGTCTATGCAAATGACATAAATCCTACTGCAGTGGAATACTTCAAGAGAAACATGGTTCTTAACAAACTCGAAAGGAAAATAGAG GTTTTTAACATGGATGCTAGAAGGTTTATCAGTGCAATATATTCAAGCCAGCATGTGCATCCAGTCACCCAAATAGTAATGAATTTGCCCAATGACGCCGCAGAATTTTTAG ATGTGTTCAGAGGGATCTTGCGGAGTGGTCAATCAGAACTGCATTGTGTCATGCCAATGATCCACGTTTATGGATTTTCCAAAGCAGAGGATCCTGAACATGACTTCCATGGG AGGATAAATGTAGCATTGGGGGAGAATGTTGACATTGTTGAAATGCACAGAGTACGGCTTGTTGCACCTGGGAAATGGATGATATGTGCATcttttacccttccattctcaaTTGCAATTGCGGAGCCGAACTACATTAGCTGTTGA